A single genomic interval of Rhodothermia bacterium harbors:
- a CDS encoding histidine phosphatase family protein — protein sequence MKRFLILLMFISVGSLACVKAQECSLPTTVVLVRHAEKALDQGNDPELTEAGKVRATRLATYLDNADVAGLYATQFKRTQATLLDLSTKRNLPVQVMEVQSSNWNTFAEALRRHIQAHYCGKTVAVAQHSNTIPQIINTWVGTKMKDIDDADYENIFVLTLRPGNTASLIRARF from the coding sequence ATGAAGCGTTTTTTAATACTTCTGATGTTCATAAGCGTGGGCAGTTTGGCTTGCGTGAAGGCCCAAGAATGTAGCTTGCCAACAACGGTGGTCTTGGTGCGTCATGCCGAAAAAGCCTTAGACCAAGGTAACGATCCAGAATTAACCGAGGCAGGGAAAGTGCGTGCAACCCGTTTGGCCACCTATCTGGACAATGCCGATGTAGCAGGTCTCTATGCCACACAGTTCAAGCGAACACAGGCGACCTTGCTTGATCTAAGTACGAAGCGCAACCTTCCGGTGCAAGTCATGGAGGTACAGTCGAGCAACTGGAATACGTTTGCAGAGGCATTGAGGCGTCATATACAAGCGCATTATTGTGGAAAGACAGTAGCCGTTGCGCAACACTCAAACACTATTCCACAGATTATCAACACTTGGGTAGGAACAAAAATGAAAGATATTGATGATGCCGACTATGAAAATATATTTGTCTTGACGCTACGTCCGGGCAATACGGCTTCTTTGATCCGTGCCCGATTTTAA
- a CDS encoding EamA family transporter — protein MTSRKYLILAAFFAIYFIWGSTFLAVHVAVMEIPPFVLSGSRYFLSGLLLLLWAFAKGLPRPTTRQVWNAAIVGTLLLAGGNGLLSWSMQRVPSGMASLVVTTGPMWLVLIQWYWKRTGRPTVQTWAGLAIGMVGMVVLIGPDSLYHMPQVRPIDIVVMLVASLFWNFGAVYSTDANMPSNPFMMTGIEMLVGGIAQYVIALFTGDWLRFTPTSVSVGAWGWLVYLVVFGSVIGFTSYAWLIRNVNPVKVATHTFVNPIVAVCLGWLVAGEPFTIYMLVSAVLMVGAVTLLTIDKLRKSPELKAA, from the coding sequence ATGACTTCTCGTAAGTACTTGATCTTAGCAGCATTCTTTGCCATTTACTTTATTTGGGGATCCACTTTTTTGGCGGTTCATGTGGCCGTAATGGAAATTCCACCTTTTGTTTTATCGGGTAGTCGCTATTTTCTAAGCGGTCTTTTGTTGCTCCTTTGGGCATTTGCCAAAGGTTTACCCCGTCCGACGACACGTCAGGTGTGGAATGCCGCTATTGTTGGGACGTTATTACTGGCGGGTGGGAATGGTCTTCTTTCATGGAGTATGCAGCGGGTTCCGTCTGGGATGGCTTCTTTGGTCGTGACAACTGGCCCCATGTGGCTGGTGCTGATCCAGTGGTACTGGAAGCGAACAGGACGACCTACCGTGCAAACTTGGGCGGGCTTGGCCATCGGGATGGTCGGGATGGTTGTCCTGATCGGGCCGGACTCCCTCTACCATATGCCGCAAGTTCGTCCGATAGATATTGTTGTGATGCTTGTGGCGAGTTTGTTTTGGAATTTTGGCGCTGTGTATTCTACTGATGCAAATATGCCCAGCAATCCTTTTATGATGACGGGGATTGAGATGTTGGTGGGTGGCATTGCCCAATACGTGATCGCTTTGTTTACGGGTGATTGGTTGCGGTTTACACCAACTTCGGTTTCGGTAGGTGCTTGGGGATGGCTGGTCTATCTGGTGGTATTTGGCTCCGTGATTGGTTTTACGTCCTACGCTTGGTTAATCCGAAATGTCAACCCTGTGAAAGTGGCTACACACACCTTTGTAAATCCTATTGTGGCGGTTTGCTTAGGTTGGTTGGTTGCCGGAGAACCTTTTACGATCTATATGCTGGTCTCAGCGGTTTTGATGGTGGGGGCGGTGACCTTGCTAACGATAGACAAACTTCGGAAATCGCCTGAACTTAAAGCCGCTTGA